One Solibacillus sp. R5-41 DNA segment encodes these proteins:
- a CDS encoding GNAT family N-acetyltransferase, which yields MKLDGKNVILSRVTPDDLDFICELECNKDIWLFEEYIESDMKVVREKYLQKMNTQYSYDFIVKSTIAGEVKPIGLAQIWSYVEHRKSWELGFAILPIYQGNGFGYEATKLLIEFAFEKLQAHKVVGMCNCNNLESIKLMESLGMRREGTFQEELFWNNQWHDQHFYSILDREY from the coding sequence ATGAAGCTTGATGGAAAAAATGTAATTCTTTCAAGAGTTACTCCGGATGATTTGGATTTTATTTGTGAACTAGAATGCAATAAAGATATTTGGTTATTTGAAGAATATATTGAATCAGATATGAAAGTCGTTAGAGAAAAGTACCTACAAAAGATGAATACTCAGTATAGTTATGATTTTATTGTCAAAAGCACTATAGCGGGAGAAGTTAAACCAATTGGTCTGGCCCAAATTTGGAGTTATGTAGAGCATAGAAAGAGTTGGGAACTTGGTTTTGCAATTCTTCCTATTTACCAAGGAAACGGTTTTGGGTATGAAGCAACGAAACTTTTAATAGAGTTTGCATTCGAAAAATTACAAGCTCATAAAGTAGTTGGAATGTGTAATTGTAACAATCTTGAATCTATAAAATTAATGGAGAGCCTGGGTATGAGAAGAGAGGGAACATTTCAAGAAGAACTGTTCTGGAATAACCAATGGCATGATCAACATTTTTATTCAATACTGGATAGAGAGTATTGA
- a CDS encoding peptide-methionine (S)-S-oxide reductase translates to MEVVYFAGGCLWGVQAFIKTLPGVKFTEAGRANGTSHTLEGDYDGYAECVKTGFDPTVVTIKELMGYFFEIIDPYSLNKQGQDVGEKYRTGVYSEKPEHLKDAKAFLVERNDYDLIVVEVLPLKNYMRSAEEHQDRLARCPNDYCHIPEEILSRYK, encoded by the coding sequence ATGGAAGTAGTATATTTTGCAGGTGGATGTTTATGGGGAGTACAAGCTTTTATAAAAACTTTACCTGGAGTTAAGTTTACAGAAGCAGGAAGAGCTAATGGAACAAGTCATACACTTGAGGGTGATTATGATGGGTACGCCGAATGTGTAAAAACAGGATTTGATCCGACAGTTGTAACAATCAAGGAATTAATGGGATATTTTTTTGAAATCATTGATCCATACAGTTTGAATAAACAAGGACAGGATGTTGGCGAGAAATACAGAACAGGCGTATATAGTGAAAAGCCTGAACACTTAAAAGATGCGAAGGCGTTTCTTGTTGAGAGAAACGATTATGACCTTATAGTTGTTGAAGTATTACCTCTTAAAAACTATATGAGAAGTGCAGAAGAACATCAAGATAGGTTAGCTAGATGTCCAAATGATTATTGTCATATTCCAGAAGAAATATTAAGTAGGTATAAGTAA
- a CDS encoding helix-turn-helix transcriptional regulator, with protein MENRIKEYREKNSFSQGKLAELCNVSRQTINAIENNKYDPSLQLAFDLTKYLGITMEGLFIPLVNGGKKNE; from the coding sequence ATGGAAAATAGAATTAAGGAATACAGAGAAAAAAACAGTTTTTCACAAGGTAAATTAGCAGAGTTATGTAATGTAAGTAGGCAGACGATTAACGCGATTGAGAACAATAAATATGACCCAAGTTTACAGTTGGCATTTGATTTAACGAAGTATTTAGGAATCACTATGGAGGGTTTATTTATACCATTGGTGAATGGAGGTAAAAAGAATGAATAA
- a CDS encoding effector binding domain-containing protein: MSAWLESLQKAINYIEENLLKEISIVDIANEANSSAFNFQRTFGLLTEISVGEYIRRRRLTLAADELKRTDSKIIDLAFKYGYDTPEAFSKAFRRQHEVSPSDARKNIGKIKSYNRLVIEVRLRGAEPMKYQIVEREGLQAIGVKKEFLLENNGNLIGIPKMWDELNSDGTTDKLAQINNGQIKGVLGICVAKPNEKIDYWVATDYAGDVKDGFEVIELPASKWGVFEVHGPMPDAMTKVWKQIFSEWFPANGYQHAGTPEFEMYTEDDPFSPDCYSEIWVPLK, encoded by the coding sequence ATGTCAGCTTGGTTAGAATCGTTACAAAAAGCAATTAACTATATCGAAGAAAATTTATTAAAAGAAATTTCGATAGTGGACATTGCAAATGAAGCAAACTCTTCTGCATTCAATTTTCAACGAACATTTGGATTATTAACAGAGATCTCAGTAGGTGAATATATTCGGCGGAGAAGATTGACTTTGGCAGCAGACGAGTTAAAAAGAACAGACAGTAAGATTATCGACCTTGCATTTAAGTATGGCTATGACACTCCCGAGGCTTTTTCAAAAGCCTTTAGGCGTCAGCATGAGGTTTCACCAAGTGACGCTAGGAAAAATATTGGCAAGATTAAATCATATAACCGCCTCGTAATAGAGGTGAGATTGAGAGGGGCAGAACCAATGAAATATCAAATCGTAGAACGTGAAGGCTTACAAGCAATAGGTGTAAAAAAAGAATTTTTACTTGAGAATAATGGCAATTTAATCGGAATCCCTAAAATGTGGGATGAATTAAATAGTGATGGCACTACTGACAAGCTAGCACAAATTAATAATGGACAAATTAAAGGAGTTCTTGGTATTTGTGTAGCAAAACCTAATGAGAAAATTGACTATTGGGTTGCTACAGACTATGCAGGTGACGTTAAAGATGGATTTGAAGTAATCGAACTTCCAGCTTCTAAATGGGGAGTTTTTGAAGTACATGGTCCAATGCCTGATGCAATGACAAAGGTTTGGAAACAAATTTTTTCTGAATGGTTCCCTGCTAACGGATATCAACATGCAGGAACACCAGAGTTCGAAATGTATACAGAAGATGATCCATTCAGTCCAGATTGCTATTCAGAAATTTGGGTTCCATTAAAATAA
- a CDS encoding GNAT family N-acetyltransferase, protein MNIRKAVLSDAKGIAKVHVDCWKTTYKNIISDQYLNKLTYESREQLWENNIPNGGVFVAENKEGEIVGFSSGGIERSGNYKGFEGELYAIYILKEYQGNGIGKALVKPIIKEITELGLNSMLVLVLEDNISRLFYESLGGKKIDTVEVEISEKKLSELVYGWEDIRNIF, encoded by the coding sequence ATGAACATTAGAAAAGCAGTTTTATCTGATGCAAAGGGAATAGCTAAAGTACACGTTGATTGTTGGAAAACTACATATAAGAATATAATTTCAGACCAATATTTAAATAAGTTAACATACGAAAGTAGAGAACAATTATGGGAAAACAATATTCCTAATGGCGGAGTATTTGTAGCAGAAAACAAGGAAGGGGAAATTGTTGGTTTTTCTTCTGGTGGTATAGAAAGAAGTGGGAATTACAAAGGGTTCGAAGGGGAGTTATATGCAATATACATTTTAAAAGAGTATCAGGGCAATGGTATTGGAAAAGCACTTGTTAAACCGATAATTAAAGAGATTACAGAATTGGGATTAAACTCTATGCTTGTTCTTGTCTTAGAAGATAATATTTCTCGTCTATTTTATGAATCACTTGGTGGAAAAAAAATAGATACTGTTGAAGTTGAGATTTCAGAGAAAAAACTTTCCGAACTTGTGTATGGTTGGGAAGATATTAGAAATATATTTTAG
- a CDS encoding DUF2441 domain-containing protein translates to MKENELYVYHIVTRQKMSIGQIISFDKNQRNTLFSFFFEREQSNSKGEDFFRILQEHYSNEGLYLNKENADVVIKYSDQTIRAIREVIVEMVRLQEYPEYPSRMSCLYATKNYEDILKWKELFDSYNRKVLQIVKLRVIGKSFEGDGNLLPKEDGVPFSRKMEQARQYWQGNVKNELPELLIDGKIEVVEVIDDFTA, encoded by the coding sequence ATGAAAGAGAATGAGCTGTATGTTTATCACATTGTTACTAGGCAAAAAATGAGTATAGGTCAAATAATAAGCTTTGATAAGAATCAAAGAAATACCTTATTTAGCTTCTTTTTTGAAAGAGAACAATCGAATTCTAAAGGAGAAGATTTTTTTCGAATTTTACAAGAACATTATTCAAATGAAGGCTTGTATTTGAATAAAGAAAATGCTGATGTAGTTATTAAGTATTCGGACCAAACAATAAGAGCTATTAGAGAAGTAATAGTAGAAATGGTCAGACTACAAGAATATCCAGAATACCCTTCTAGAATGTCTTGTTTATACGCGACAAAAAACTATGAAGACATATTGAAATGGAAAGAATTATTTGATTCATATAATCGGAAGGTTTTGCAAATTGTTAAACTTAGAGTTATTGGAAAATCCTTTGAGGGGGATGGAAACCTTTTACCAAAAGAAGATGGGGTTCCATTCTCTCGGAAAATGGAACAAGCTAGACAATATTGGCAGGGTAATGTGAAAAACGAGCTTCCTGAACTCTTAATCGACGGGAAAATAGAAGTGGTTGAAGTTATTGATGATTTCACTGCTTAA
- a CDS encoding GNAT family N-acetyltransferase: MSFEIRSLERHDIPFLQDMVYESAFVPEGQKPFPRTILDEPSVSKYVERWGEQSGDIGLIAENDKQAIGAIWLRLFDEEQKGYGDDETPEIGIAILKEFRGKGIGNALMRALETEAINYGYQKLCLSVDPRNPACRLYEQLGYVHIGWHDTYWTMEKKLV, translated from the coding sequence GTGAGTTTCGAAATAAGAAGTCTTGAAAGACACGATATCCCCTTCTTGCAGGATATGGTGTATGAGTCCGCATTTGTACCAGAAGGACAAAAACCTTTTCCACGAACAATATTAGACGAACCATCTGTCTCAAAATATGTAGAGAGATGGGGGGAACAAAGCGGTGATATTGGATTGATTGCGGAAAATGACAAACAAGCAATTGGTGCCATTTGGTTACGTCTGTTTGATGAAGAACAAAAGGGCTATGGTGATGATGAAACGCCAGAAATCGGCATTGCCATCCTTAAAGAATTTCGGGGTAAAGGAATTGGAAATGCTTTAATGCGTGCGCTCGAAACAGAAGCAATAAATTATGGGTATCAGAAATTATGTTTAAGCGTAGATCCAAGAAATCCAGCTTGTCGCTTATACGAACAATTAGGATATGTACATATTGGCTGGCACGATACTTACTGGACAATGGAGAAGAAATTAGTTTGA
- a CDS encoding UDP-N-acetylmuramyl pentapeptide phosphotransferase: protein MLYLALFIGIVSIVITDKLTQAYKLSSIWSLIGQICASLVIIMVGKLEVIHINHIELGYLTIPFTLIFLVGFTNVMNIKKVQNPSILLLPFVSLVCFSMSAFFIGHSFVLIIGICACLAILIILLYGYFSGKVFVGRTLTTSIGFIIAVLSISLIKTSFITIYIPIFTLALPFTFYYFIKDKFTSIQSITVSTLTAISFGVLMFIVPFKIIWYLVVGLTIILVITQFSRKYRFI from the coding sequence TTGTTATATTTAGCTTTATTTATTGGTATCGTTTCAATTGTAATTACGGACAAGCTTACTCAAGCTTATAAATTATCAAGCATTTGGTCATTGATTGGTCAAATTTGTGCGTCACTTGTAATAATAATGGTCGGCAAACTAGAGGTAATTCATATTAATCACATCGAATTAGGATATTTGACGATTCCATTTACTTTAATATTTCTTGTAGGTTTTACAAATGTAATGAATATAAAAAAAGTGCAAAATCCTTCAATATTGCTGTTGCCATTCGTTTCTTTAGTTTGTTTCTCAATGTCAGCTTTTTTCATAGGTCATTCATTTGTTTTAATAATAGGAATTTGTGCCTGTTTAGCGATTTTGATTATTCTGCTATACGGCTATTTTTCAGGTAAAGTATTTGTAGGAAGAACGCTTACTACGTCAATAGGTTTCATAATAGCAGTACTTTCAATATCTCTGATTAAAACATCTTTTATAACAATTTATATTCCGATATTTACTTTAGCACTACCATTCACTTTTTATTATTTTATTAAAGATAAATTTACGAGTATACAATCAATTACAGTTAGCACTTTAACAGCTATATCATTTGGTGTATTAATGTTCATAGTTCCTTTTAAAATAATATGGTATCTCGTTGTAGGGTTAACAATTATTTTGGTTATCACGCAATTTTCACGTAAATATCGCTTTATTTAG
- a CDS encoding GNAT family N-acetyltransferase: MIELRKITLENRRAIFNLEVSEEQRRFVASNLSSVASCYVLASNGGQPFPFAIYADEQPVGFVMLTYGITGYELPSIADDSYCILRLMIDKQYQNRGYGREAMKKILEFIRTFPAGPARYCWIPYGTDNFAAKKLYESFGFSDNGEICDNEPITVLRL, from the coding sequence ATGATTGAGCTTAGAAAAATTACATTGGAAAACCGCCGCGCCATATTTAACCTGGAAGTTTCAGAAGAACAACGCCGCTTCGTTGCTTCCAATCTGTCAAGCGTGGCATCGTGTTATGTCCTTGCATCCAATGGGGGACAACCATTTCCGTTTGCCATTTACGCGGATGAGCAGCCGGTTGGTTTTGTTATGCTGACTTATGGAATCACCGGATACGAACTTCCATCAATAGCAGATGACAGTTATTGCATCTTGAGACTGATGATTGACAAGCAATACCAGAACAGGGGCTACGGTCGGGAAGCCATGAAAAAAATCTTGGAATTTATACGTACCTTTCCAGCGGGGCCAGCACGTTACTGCTGGATCCCATATGGGACTGATAACTTCGCAGCCAAAAAACTTTATGAAAGCTTTGGCTTCAGTGACAACGGCGAAATCTGCGACAACGAGCCAATAACCGTATTGCGACTCTGA
- a CDS encoding nucleotidyltransferase domain-containing protein, translating into MGNTKKLNPVEAAKRFINKRFPSCQGAVLAGSVVRGEETDTSDLDIVVFEKSITSSYRESLIDFGWPIEIFVHNSTSYKQFFEMDYKDAKPSMQRMLLEGIILKDEGIIDSIKEEAKEMLEKGPERWTEQIITTKRYFITDALDDFIGCNNRAEEIFIANTLAELVQEFVLRTNGRWIGSSKWVIRALKHYDVKFTEEYVEAFDTFYKTGEKRKIIQLSEKVLEPYGGRLFEGFSLGKDNL; encoded by the coding sequence ATGGGAAATACTAAAAAGTTAAATCCAGTAGAAGCAGCCAAACGGTTTATTAATAAGCGCTTCCCTTCCTGTCAAGGAGCTGTATTGGCTGGAAGTGTTGTAAGAGGAGAGGAAACAGATACCTCTGATCTGGATATCGTCGTTTTTGAAAAAAGTATAACCTCCTCGTACAGGGAGTCATTGATTGATTTCGGTTGGCCAATAGAGATTTTCGTACATAATTCAACTTCCTATAAACAATTTTTCGAAATGGATTATAAAGATGCTAAGCCTTCTATGCAAAGAATGTTATTAGAAGGTATTATTTTAAAAGATGAAGGAATTATTGATTCTATAAAAGAAGAAGCTAAAGAGATGTTAGAAAAGGGACCTGAAAGATGGACAGAACAAATAATTACGACAAAGCGTTATTTTATAACTGATGCCCTGGATGATTTTATAGGTTGTAATAATAGAGCTGAAGAAATATTTATTGCGAACACATTAGCTGAGCTTGTTCAAGAATTTGTTTTAAGAACTAATGGTCGTTGGATAGGTTCTTCAAAATGGGTTATTCGTGCATTGAAGCATTACGATGTAAAATTTACCGAAGAATACGTTGAAGCCTTTGATACTTTTTATAAAACAGGAGAGAAAAGAAAAATTATTCAACTAAGTGAAAAGGTTCTAGAACCATACGGTGGGCGACTATTTGAAGGGTTTTCATTAGGGAAAGATAACCTTTAA
- a CDS encoding HIT family protein: MRKTILSNGKSVEVECLSCALTSGLIEPDGGVVIETEYFHAHQDVAYPIKGLIILASKRHIKCFDELTEAEKLDYVNLLTKIRQAQREVLNIEHVYYFYNEDTIHHFHTWMVPRYEWMYDFGRSIESIRPVLLHARNNMNNEANMKEVLSAIENLTKELNS, from the coding sequence GTGAGGAAAACAATATTGTCAAACGGGAAAAGTGTAGAAGTTGAATGTTTGAGTTGTGCATTGACAAGTGGATTAATTGAACCTGATGGTGGAGTTGTTATAGAAACGGAATACTTTCATGCACATCAAGATGTGGCATATCCAATAAAAGGGTTAATCATTTTAGCCTCTAAACGACATATTAAGTGCTTCGATGAATTAACTGAAGCAGAAAAATTAGATTATGTTAATCTTTTAACAAAAATTAGGCAGGCTCAGAGGGAAGTATTGAATATTGAGCATGTATATTATTTTTATAATGAAGATACAATACATCATTTCCATACTTGGATGGTTCCACGTTATGAATGGATGTATGATTTCGGACGTTCAATCGAATCCATAAGGCCAGTCCTCCTTCATGCCAGAAATAATATGAACAACGAAGCAAATATGAAAGAAGTATTGTCTGCAATTGAGAATTTAACGAAAGAATTAAATAGTTAA
- a CDS encoding GNAT family N-acetyltransferase produces the protein MHNLNLLKFQEVDFPEYFSLVSNEKVMAQITEYAIPFEEAQSDFQKLLKRNELLEHFGSYKINDSSKNEFIGLGHLTLDEENDGIAEIGYMIKPEHWGMGYGSEIAKVLIEKAIETQVKTLKAIIDPDNIASRKILIKQGFISEKLCEIDGLPGEILSKEL, from the coding sequence ATGCACAATCTAAATTTACTAAAATTTCAAGAGGTTGATTTTCCTGAATATTTCAGTCTTGTTTCTAATGAGAAAGTAATGGCACAAATTACTGAGTACGCTATTCCTTTTGAAGAAGCTCAATCAGATTTCCAAAAGCTATTGAAACGCAATGAATTATTAGAACATTTCGGCTCATATAAAATAAACGATAGTTCAAAAAATGAATTTATTGGACTTGGACATTTAACTTTGGATGAAGAAAACGATGGAATAGCAGAAATTGGCTATATGATAAAGCCAGAGCATTGGGGTATGGGATACGGAAGTGAGATAGCGAAAGTATTGATTGAAAAAGCTATAGAAACTCAAGTAAAGACACTAAAAGCCATTATAGATCCAGATAATATTGCTTCAAGGAAAATTTTAATTAAACAAGGATTTATCTCGGAGAAGTTATGTGAAATTGATGGGTTACCAGGAGAAATATTAAGTAAAGAACTATAG
- the gcvPB gene encoding aminomethyl-transferring glycine dehydrogenase subunit GcvPB, whose translation MHNENQSLIFEITKEGRVGYNLEPLDVPDFDLTDLLPAELVRQEAAELPEVSELDIMRHYTALSRRNHGVDSGFYPLGSCTMKYNPKINESVARYAGFANVHPLQDESTVQGAMELLYDLQTSLEEITGMDEVTLQPAAGAHGEWTALMMIRAFHEANGEGHRNKVIVPDSAHGTNPASATVAGFETITIKSGEDGLVDLEDLRRVVGPDTAALMLTNPNTLGLFEENILDMAAIIHEVGGKVYYDGANLNAVMSKARPGDMGFDCVHLNLHKTFTGPHGGGGPGSGPVGVKADLIPYLPKPVLVKKEDGTFHFDYNRPQSIGRVKPFYGNFGINVRAYTYIRTMGPDGLKAVTEYAVLNANYMMRRLEEHFDLPFNRHCKHEFVLSGRRQKKLGVRTLDIAKRLLDFGYHPPTTYFPLNVEEALMIEPTETESKETLDAFCDTMIQIAQETIENPSIVQEAPHTTVINRLDETRAARTPILRYTK comes from the coding sequence ATGCATAACGAAAACCAATCACTCATTTTTGAAATTACGAAAGAAGGTCGCGTAGGCTACAACTTAGAGCCATTAGACGTGCCAGATTTCGACCTTACAGACTTATTACCAGCTGAGCTTGTCCGTCAAGAAGCAGCAGAACTTCCAGAAGTATCTGAGCTAGATATTATGCGTCACTATACAGCTTTATCTCGTCGCAACCACGGCGTAGATTCAGGCTTCTACCCACTTGGTTCTTGTACAATGAAGTACAATCCAAAAATTAACGAATCAGTAGCGCGCTATGCTGGTTTTGCAAACGTTCACCCATTACAAGATGAGTCAACGGTGCAAGGGGCAATGGAATTATTATATGATTTACAAACTTCATTAGAAGAAATTACAGGTATGGATGAAGTAACACTACAACCAGCTGCAGGTGCACATGGTGAGTGGACAGCATTAATGATGATTCGTGCCTTCCATGAAGCAAACGGAGAAGGGCATCGTAACAAAGTTATCGTTCCTGACTCTGCACACGGTACAAACCCAGCTTCTGCTACAGTAGCAGGCTTTGAAACAATTACAATCAAATCAGGTGAAGATGGCTTAGTTGACCTTGAAGATTTACGTCGTGTAGTTGGTCCAGATACAGCGGCACTTATGTTAACAAATCCGAATACACTTGGTTTATTTGAAGAAAATATTTTAGACATGGCTGCGATTATTCATGAAGTAGGCGGTAAAGTGTACTATGATGGTGCCAACTTAAACGCGGTTATGAGTAAAGCACGTCCTGGCGATATGGGCTTTGACTGCGTACACTTAAACTTACACAAAACATTCACAGGTCCACACGGTGGCGGTGGTCCAGGTTCAGGTCCAGTAGGGGTGAAAGCAGATTTAATTCCATACTTACCAAAGCCAGTATTAGTGAAAAAAGAAGATGGTACTTTCCACTTCGATTACAACCGTCCTCAATCAATCGGACGTGTAAAACCATTCTACGGAAACTTCGGTATTAACGTTCGTGCGTATACGTATATCCGTACTATGGGTCCAGATGGCTTAAAAGCAGTAACAGAATATGCAGTATTAAATGCAAACTATATGATGCGTCGCTTAGAAGAGCATTTTGATTTACCATTTAACCGTCATTGTAAGCATGAATTTGTTTTATCAGGTCGTCGTCAAAAGAAATTAGGTGTGCGTACTCTTGATATCGCGAAACGCCTGTTAGACTTTGGCTACCATCCACCAACAACTTACTTCCCATTAAACGTGGAAGAGGCGTTAATGATTGAGCCAACTGAAACAGAATCAAAAGAAACATTAGATGCATTCTGTGATACAATGATTCAAATTGCACAAGAAACGATCGAAAATCCTTCAATCGTTCAAGAAGCACCACATACAACAGTTATTAATCGTTTAGACGAAACGCGTGCAGCACGTACACCAATTCTACGTTATACTAAATAA
- the gcvPA gene encoding aminomethyl-transferring glycine dehydrogenase subunit GcvPA, with protein sequence MKHRYLPMTEQDKQEMLERIGVSSVDELFADIPEQVRFQGLYNIKEAKSEAALTKELAQLAAKNKDTASNVSFLGAGVYNHYKPVIVDHVISRSEFYTAYTPYQPEISQGELQAIFEFQTMIAELTGMDLANSSMYDGGTSLAEAGMLAAGHTRRKKLLVSGTVHPEYKDVVATYAYGQSIEVVTIPTKDGVTDIEALNNLVDDQTAGVIVQYPNFFGQVENLQAMADIAHEAKGLFIVSANPLALGVLTPPGKLGADITVGDAQVFGIAEGYGGPHCGYFAVTTKLMRKVPGRLVGETVDQDGRRGYVLTLQAREQHIRRDKATSNICSNQALLALAASVAMTALGKQGMQEMAKQNIVKTRYAKNAFEAAGFTVLYQGAHFNEIVVKTNKSVTEINKALIEKGIIGGFDLGRVYPELENHALIAVTEIRTKEEIDALVAEMGAHNA encoded by the coding sequence ATGAAACATCGTTATTTACCAATGACGGAACAAGACAAGCAAGAAATGTTAGAGCGTATTGGAGTTTCTAGTGTGGATGAGCTATTTGCTGACATTCCTGAACAAGTACGCTTCCAAGGTTTATACAATATTAAAGAAGCGAAATCAGAAGCGGCATTAACGAAAGAATTAGCGCAACTTGCAGCGAAAAATAAAGATACAGCATCGAATGTATCGTTTTTAGGCGCGGGTGTTTACAATCACTACAAACCAGTTATCGTAGACCATGTTATTTCACGTTCTGAGTTTTATACAGCATATACACCATACCAGCCTGAAATTTCTCAAGGGGAATTACAAGCAATCTTTGAATTCCAAACGATGATTGCAGAGTTAACGGGCATGGATTTAGCGAACTCTTCAATGTATGATGGCGGTACATCATTAGCTGAGGCGGGTATGTTAGCAGCAGGTCACACACGTCGTAAAAAATTACTTGTTTCGGGTACAGTACACCCAGAATATAAAGATGTTGTTGCCACTTATGCATACGGTCAGTCAATTGAAGTCGTAACAATTCCGACAAAAGATGGCGTAACAGATATTGAAGCATTAAATAATTTAGTAGATGATCAAACAGCAGGTGTTATCGTTCAATATCCTAACTTCTTTGGTCAAGTAGAAAACTTACAAGCAATGGCGGATATTGCGCATGAAGCAAAAGGGTTATTCATCGTTTCGGCAAACCCATTAGCACTTGGCGTTTTAACACCTCCAGGTAAATTAGGTGCAGACATTACAGTTGGGGATGCGCAGGTCTTTGGTATTGCAGAAGGTTATGGTGGTCCTCACTGTGGTTACTTTGCGGTAACAACAAAATTAATGCGTAAAGTACCAGGTCGTTTAGTTGGTGAAACAGTTGACCAAGATGGCCGCCGTGGTTATGTATTAACATTACAAGCACGTGAACAACATATTCGTCGTGATAAAGCGACTTCAAACATTTGTTCAAACCAAGCATTACTTGCCCTTGCAGCATCTGTTGCGATGACAGCACTTGGGAAACAAGGTATGCAAGAAATGGCGAAGCAAAACATCGTAAAGACGCGCTATGCAAAAAATGCTTTTGAAGCAGCTGGATTTACAGTGCTGTATCAAGGTGCGCACTTCAATGAAATCGTTGTAAAAACGAATAAATCAGTTACAGAAATTAACAAAGCATTAATTGAAAAAGGCATTATCGGTGGATTTGACTTAGGTCGCGTTTACCCAGAATTAGAAAATCACGCATTAATCGCAGTAACAGAAATTCGCACAAAAGAAGAAATCGATGCGCTTGTTGCGGAAATGGGGGCTCACAATGCATAA